The following coding sequences lie in one Grus americana isolate bGruAme1 unplaced genomic scaffold, bGruAme1.mat H_56, whole genome shotgun sequence genomic window:
- the LOC129200338 gene encoding ras association domain-containing protein 10-like, with amino-acid sequence MEPEERKISVWICQEEKLISGLSRRTTCSDVVRVLLEDSHHRRQRPALPEPGGGMLSGPPHSYCIVEKWRGFERILPNKTKILRLWVAWGDEQENVRFVLVRSEASLPNAGPRSAEARVVLSKERPGHGLGAARASLALTQERQRRVVRKAFRKLAKINKKRQQPLAREVSSAERMETLVHLVLSQDHTIRQQIQRLRELDREIDRYEAKIHLDRMKRHGVNYVQDTYLVGAGGGEPEPGREPQPAAGRPEEDYARKCEEVLQLQEQRAQQEELLEHLAAEIQEELNERWMKRRREELELAAGPGLAETDCDTTELSGGGEGELHLEHERVKTQLSTSLYIGLKLSTDLEAVKTDLDYTQRAWEDKERELQRLLETLGTLDVAEAPAEPRGAAGGGRPAAGGGGAAGWVEQARALRKDRAENDEDSDTGLSSMHSQDSDSVPVCESLV; translated from the coding sequence ATGGAGCCCGAGGAGCGGAAGATCTCGGTGTGGATCTGCCAGGAGGAGAAGCTGATCTCCGGGCTCTCCCGGCGGACCACCTGCTCGGACGTGGTGCGGGTGTTGCTGGAGGACAGCCACCaccggcggcagcggccggcgCTGCCCGAGCCCGGCGGCGGGATGCTGTCGGGGCCGCCGCACTCCTACTGCATCGTGGAGAAGTGGCGCGGCTTCGAGCGGATCCTGCCCAACAAGACGAAGATCCTGCGGCTCTGGGTGGCGTGGGGGGACGAGCAGGAGAACGTGCGCTTCGTGCTGGTGCGCAGCGAGGCCTCGCTGCCCAACGCGGGGCCGCGCAGCGCTGAGGCGCGGGTGGTGCTCAGCAAGGAGCGCCCCGGCCACGGCCTGGGGGCGGCCCGCGCCAGCCTGGCGCTCACGCAGGAGCGGCAGCGGCGGGTGGTGAGGAAAGCCTTCCGCAAGCTGGCCAAGATCAACAAGAAGCGGCAGCAGCCGCTGGCCCGGGAGGTCTCGTCGGCGGAGAGGATGGAGACGTTGGTGCACCTGGTGCTCTCGCAGGACCACACCATCCGGCAGCAGATCCAGCGCCTCCGCGAGCTGGACCGGGAGATCGACAGGTACGAGGCCAAGATCCACCTGGACCGCATGAAGCGGCACGGCGTCAACTACGTGCAGGACACCTACCTGGtgggggccggcggcggggagccggAGCCGGGCCGGGAGCCCcagcccgccgccggccgccccgAGGAGGACTACGCCAGGAAGTGcgaggaggtgctgcagctgcaggagcagcgggcgcagcaggaggagctgctggagcacctGGCCGCCGAGATCCAGGAGGAGCTCAACGAGCGCTGGATGAAGCGGCGAcgggaggagctggagctggcggcggggcccggcctGGCCGAGACGGACTGCGACACTACGGAGCtgagcggcggcggcgagggCGAGCTGCACCTGGAGCACGAGCGGGTGAAGACCCAGCTGAGCACCAGCCTCTACATCGGCCTCAAGCTGAGCACGGACCTGGAGGCCGTCAAAACCGACCTGGACTACACGCAGCGGGCGTGGGAGGACAAGGAGCGGGAGCTGCAGCGCCTGCTGGAGACGCTGGGCACCCTCGACGTGGCGGAGGCGCCGGCGGAGCCGCGCGGGGcagcgggcggggggcggccggcggcggggggcggcggcgcggccggctGGGTGGAGCAGGCGCGGGCGCTGCGCAAGGACCGCGCCGAGAACGACGAGGACTCGGACACGGGGCTGAGCTCCATGCACAGCCAGGACTCGGACTCGGTGCCCGTCTGCGAGTCCCTCGTCTAG